From a region of the Candidatus Pantoea bituminis genome:
- a CDS encoding molybdopterin guanine dinucleotide-containing S/N-oxide reductase produces MKTRVPHLAHWGAFNAVTENDRLIGCEPFFADADPSPMLNTIPELVYSDKRIRQPMVRRSWLKSRENSDRTLRGREDFVAVDWDTALDLVADENRRIRERYGASGIFTGSYGWSSAGRVNHARTLVRRFYFKGGGGVDQQGNYSWGAAQFFLPYVIGTYMPLTGRVTDWPEVVEHAEIFVAFGGLALKNAQVASGGAGQHTLKPALEQLVAKGTPIINISPMRDDCPAFVNADWIPIRPNTDAALMMALGYEIQQRGAVDEAFLASHCTGWPQLRAYLLGESDGVAKTAGWASRITGIPAERIVQLAQQLIGKRSFITCSYSVQRAHRGEQPYWMMIALSSMLGQPGLPGAGFSFGHGSMNSVGNPRQEGPSPLMSTGPNPGGLSIPVARISDMLLNPGQPYPFQGETLTYPDIHLVHWAGGNPFHHHQQLNRLVEGWQKPDTVVVQDIVWTPAAQMADIVLPATTTLERNDIGGSSRDRFVFAMHQAVKPQHQARNDFDIFADLAERLGYRETFTEGRNEMEWIAHLYQQCAVAHAHKGIEFPEFDAFWQRGFVEIPEGGKPYVFMDNFRADPVAHPIQTASGKIELFSQTIADYQLDDVAGHPEWREPQEWLGSPLSRDYPLHMISIQPSDRLHSQLDATETVQGNKTAGHETLYMHPQDAAVRGIVEGDEIEVSNTRGTMLAGVRVTDGLTPGVVIVSTGAWFDPGFGGKWQPWDRAGNPNVLTLDIGTSSLTQGPNAMSCLVEIKKHPVCKIA; encoded by the coding sequence ATGAAAACAAGAGTGCCACATCTGGCGCACTGGGGCGCCTTTAACGCCGTGACAGAAAATGATCGTCTGATTGGCTGCGAACCGTTTTTCGCCGATGCCGATCCGTCACCGATGCTGAATACTATTCCTGAACTGGTCTACTCCGATAAACGTATCCGCCAACCGATGGTGCGTCGCTCGTGGCTAAAATCGCGCGAAAACAGCGATCGCACATTGCGTGGCCGGGAAGATTTTGTCGCGGTGGATTGGGATACCGCGCTGGATTTAGTGGCAGACGAAAACCGCCGTATCCGCGAGCGCTACGGCGCATCGGGTATTTTCACCGGTTCGTATGGCTGGTCTTCTGCGGGCCGTGTTAACCATGCGCGCACGCTGGTTCGCCGCTTTTACTTTAAGGGCGGCGGCGGTGTTGATCAGCAGGGGAATTACAGTTGGGGCGCAGCACAGTTTTTCCTGCCGTATGTGATTGGCACGTATATGCCGCTTACCGGTCGTGTGACCGATTGGCCAGAAGTGGTTGAACACGCGGAAATTTTTGTCGCCTTTGGCGGTCTGGCGCTGAAAAATGCGCAGGTCGCTTCCGGCGGTGCCGGTCAGCACACCTTGAAACCGGCGCTGGAACAGCTCGTCGCCAAAGGTACGCCGATCATCAACATCAGTCCGATGCGTGACGATTGCCCCGCCTTTGTTAACGCCGACTGGATCCCGATTCGCCCCAATACCGATGCCGCATTAATGATGGCGCTGGGCTATGAAATTCAGCAGCGCGGCGCGGTAGATGAGGCTTTTCTTGCCAGCCATTGCACCGGCTGGCCGCAGCTGCGTGCTTATCTGCTGGGCGAAAGTGACGGCGTGGCCAAAACCGCCGGTTGGGCCAGCCGTATCACCGGGATTCCGGCAGAGCGCATTGTGCAGTTGGCACAGCAGCTCATCGGTAAACGCAGCTTTATTACCTGTTCCTATTCGGTACAGCGCGCGCACCGTGGCGAGCAGCCCTATTGGATGATGATTGCGCTCTCTTCAATGCTGGGCCAGCCAGGCTTGCCGGGTGCGGGCTTCTCCTTCGGGCACGGTTCGATGAACAGCGTCGGCAATCCGCGTCAGGAAGGGCCTTCGCCATTAATGAGTACTGGGCCCAACCCCGGCGGCCTGTCGATTCCTGTGGCTCGCATCAGCGACATGCTGCTGAATCCTGGCCAGCCTTATCCATTCCAGGGCGAAACGCTGACCTATCCCGATATCCATCTGGTGCACTGGGCGGGCGGCAATCCATTCCATCATCACCAGCAGCTCAACCGTCTGGTGGAAGGGTGGCAGAAGCCCGATACGGTAGTGGTGCAGGATATTGTCTGGACGCCGGCGGCACAGATGGCGGATATCGTATTACCCGCCACCACCACGCTGGAGCGCAACGACATTGGCGGGTCATCTCGCGATCGCTTCGTGTTTGCGATGCATCAGGCGGTTAAACCGCAGCATCAGGCGCGCAATGATTTCGATATTTTTGCTGATCTTGCTGAGCGTCTTGGCTACCGCGAAACCTTCACTGAAGGACGCAATGAGATGGAGTGGATCGCGCACCTTTATCAGCAATGTGCGGTGGCACATGCGCATAAAGGCATCGAGTTCCCCGAGTTTGACGCATTTTGGCAACGCGGCTTTGTTGAGATTCCAGAAGGCGGCAAGCCTTATGTGTTTATGGATAATTTCCGCGCCGATCCAGTCGCCCATCCGATTCAAACCGCCAGCGGCAAGATTGAGCTGTTTAGTCAGACCATCGCCGATTATCAGCTGGACGATGTTGCCGGACATCCTGAATGGCGTGAGCCTCAAGAGTGGTTGGGTTCGCCGTTGAGCCGTGACTATCCGCTGCACATGATCTCGATTCAACCCTCTGATCGTCTGCACAGTCAGCTGGATGCCACGGAAACCGTGCAGGGCAACAAAACGGCCGGGCATGAAACGCTCTACATGCATCCGCAAGATGCCGCTGTGCGTGGCATCGTGGAGGGTGATGAGATCGAAGTCAGCAATACGCGCGGCACGATGCTGGCAGGCGTGCGTGTGACCGACGGATTAACGCCGGGCGTGGTGATCGTGTCTACTGGTGCCTGGTTTGATCCTGGCTTCGGCGGCAAATGGCAGCCGTGGGATCGCGCGGGCAACCCAAATGTGCTGACGCTGGACATCGGGACCTCGTCGCTGACCCAGGGTCCTAATGCCATGAGTTGCCTGGTAGAAATCAAAAAACATCCCGTTTGCAAAATAGCGTAG
- a CDS encoding efflux transporter outer membrane subunit: MITKATRWTLLPLVAALGLTGCTLQPNYQRPTLPVDTHYDQNTPVGNVADLPWQNFFNDATMRQLIDLSLQNNRDLRVAALNVEQARASVQIDRAALLPSINATASQTSAHEPANLYNTQSTGAVTYHELNAGLGVTSWELDFWGRLRSLRDQAQETYLSTEATERATRISLISQVASAWLTLCSDNDLLHLAEQTVQSQQKSYDLTKISYNGGVSSDQDLAQAESTVRSAEADVASYTRQVRQDVDALRLLAGTDLPATLLKNATLDSNWQFPQTPAGLPSDLLTRRPDIIAAEHTLKAANANIGAARAAFFPNITLTASGGSTSSSLGHLLEGGTGAWSFAPSISLPIFDGGVNQANLDIAKIEKRIEIANYEKAIQTAFKDVNDALAGQDTWQSQLMALQKEVAANQRDYDYSDLRYKQGVDNYLNVLVAQRSLYTAQQALIAAHLGQLNQKITLYEALGGGWKS; this comes from the coding sequence ATGATAACTAAAGCAACGCGCTGGACGCTGCTGCCATTGGTGGCCGCCCTTGGCTTAACTGGTTGTACGTTACAGCCCAACTATCAGCGCCCAACGCTGCCGGTGGATACGCATTACGATCAAAATACGCCGGTCGGCAATGTCGCCGATCTGCCGTGGCAGAACTTCTTCAACGATGCCACGATGCGCCAGCTGATCGACCTGTCGCTGCAAAACAACCGCGACCTGCGCGTCGCAGCATTGAATGTTGAACAGGCGCGTGCCTCGGTGCAGATCGATCGCGCTGCGCTGCTGCCGTCGATTAACGCCACCGCCAGCCAGACGTCGGCCCATGAACCTGCGAACCTCTACAATACGCAATCAACCGGCGCGGTGACTTATCACGAGTTAAACGCCGGATTAGGCGTGACTTCATGGGAGCTGGATTTCTGGGGACGCTTGCGTAGCCTGCGCGATCAGGCCCAGGAGACCTATCTCTCCACTGAAGCCACCGAACGCGCAACGCGCATTTCGCTGATTTCACAGGTGGCATCGGCGTGGCTAACGCTCTGTTCCGATAACGATCTTCTGCATCTCGCCGAACAAACTGTGCAGAGTCAGCAGAAATCCTATGATCTGACCAAAATAAGCTACAACGGCGGCGTCAGCAGCGATCAGGATTTGGCACAAGCAGAAAGCACCGTGCGCAGCGCCGAAGCGGATGTGGCGAGCTATACGCGTCAGGTACGACAGGATGTGGATGCGCTGCGGCTGTTGGCTGGCACTGATTTACCCGCCACGCTGCTGAAAAACGCCACACTCGACAGCAACTGGCAATTTCCGCAGACGCCAGCGGGATTGCCGTCGGATCTGCTGACGCGCCGCCCGGATATCATCGCTGCTGAACACACCCTTAAAGCCGCTAATGCCAATATCGGCGCTGCGCGCGCGGCCTTTTTCCCGAATATCACGCTAACCGCATCGGGCGGCTCAACCAGCAGCTCACTGGGGCATCTGCTGGAAGGCGGTACAGGCGCCTGGTCGTTTGCACCCTCGATCTCTCTGCCGATCTTCGACGGCGGAGTGAATCAGGCCAATCTGGATATCGCTAAAATCGAAAAACGTATTGAGATCGCCAACTATGAGAAAGCGATTCAGACTGCGTTTAAAGATGTTAACGATGCGCTGGCTGGGCAGGATACCTGGCAGAGCCAGCTCATGGCGCTGCAAAAAGAGGTCGCGGCCAACCAGCGCGATTACGACTATTCAGATTTGCGTTATAAGCAAGGCGTTGATAACTATCTCAATGTGTTAGTCGCACAGCGTTCGCTGTATACGGCACAGCAGGCGCTGATTGCGGCACATTTGGGACAGCTTAATCAAAAAATTACGCTGTACGAAGCATTGGGCGGCGGCTGGAAATCATAA
- a CDS encoding beta-N-acetylhexosaminidase, whose translation MSLRRSFVACCCALSFSAFAENLSLMPWPQQVEQPASGEKLRLTPQLTLNISGDHLAGAESRWLARIARQTGWPLLPAAQPVEHPTIRVVIARAVDPLPKPDSDESYQLQVNGDGVLLSANTRFGAMRGMETLLQLIENGDKETAIPYVTIHDKPRFPWRGLLIDGARHFMPIETIKRQIDGLAAARMNVFHWHLTDDQGWRFASSHYPQLQQKASDGLFYSQEEMREVVRYATERGVRVVPELDVPGHASAIAVAMPELMSAPGPYKMERGWGVFKPLLDPSNEQVYQVIDTLVGEMAAIFPDPYLHIGGDEVDPTQWNASSKIQQFMRDNNLKDAHALQAYFNLRVEKILEAHHRQMVGWDEIYHPDLPRSILIQSWQGQDALGAAAKDNYRGILSTGFYLDQPQPADYHYRNEIFPQGLEAQDEIHSGEQAQSWSFTLPRLKGKAVDGSFTLIEGKEGWRGFIDFAGKSRRMVKSITWLSSQQVSFEVDTWMGPLKPTLTLTPDALSGYMLVGNVRYATQGKRMAKVPAGIAPTLPNMQQMQQNLLGGEAALWAENVNSSIIDTKLWPRAFAVAERLWSAKDVTQPDNMYQRLEAMDRWTTISVGTQQHAQAEQQMMRLANRSDIQPLRLFAQALEPAQYYTRQHLKFQAGHYDYHEPLNRLADVLPAESLAVRALDKQVDALIANRANSSAAAAIRAQLHIWHDNNDQLKPLLSASYMLQPLENSAKQVNELSQMGIELVNAYTRNQAFGANDVADMHAKLDAAAQLQDETVIALVRPLEKLLRAFK comes from the coding sequence ATGTCGTTACGCCGTTCTTTTGTTGCCTGTTGTTGCGCTTTGTCCTTCTCCGCTTTTGCCGAAAACTTGTCTTTAATGCCTTGGCCGCAACAGGTTGAACAGCCTGCCAGCGGTGAAAAATTACGTTTGACGCCACAGCTGACGCTGAATATTTCTGGCGATCATCTGGCTGGCGCTGAGTCGCGTTGGCTGGCGCGCATTGCCCGGCAAACGGGCTGGCCATTGCTGCCAGCGGCGCAGCCGGTTGAGCATCCAACCATTCGCGTGGTGATTGCGCGCGCCGTTGACCCGCTCCCTAAACCGGACAGCGATGAAAGCTACCAGTTGCAGGTCAACGGTGACGGTGTGCTGCTCAGTGCAAATACCCGGTTCGGCGCGATGCGCGGTATGGAAACGTTGTTACAGCTGATTGAAAATGGGGACAAAGAGACGGCAATACCTTACGTCACCATTCACGACAAACCGCGCTTTCCATGGCGTGGTTTGCTGATCGACGGCGCGCGTCATTTCATGCCGATTGAAACCATCAAACGGCAGATCGATGGTCTTGCTGCTGCGCGTATGAACGTTTTTCACTGGCATTTGACTGACGATCAGGGCTGGCGCTTTGCATCCAGCCATTATCCGCAGCTGCAACAGAAGGCCAGCGATGGCCTGTTTTATAGCCAAGAAGAGATGCGCGAAGTGGTGCGCTATGCTACCGAGCGCGGCGTGCGTGTGGTGCCGGAACTGGATGTACCGGGACACGCTTCTGCTATCGCGGTGGCGATGCCTGAACTGATGAGCGCGCCGGGACCTTACAAAATGGAGCGTGGCTGGGGCGTATTTAAGCCGCTGCTCGATCCCAGCAATGAGCAGGTTTATCAGGTGATCGATACGCTGGTGGGCGAAATGGCGGCGATCTTCCCCGATCCCTACCTGCACATTGGTGGTGATGAGGTGGATCCCACTCAATGGAATGCGTCCAGCAAAATTCAGCAGTTCATGCGCGACAATAACCTGAAAGATGCCCATGCGTTACAGGCTTACTTCAATCTGCGGGTCGAGAAGATTCTTGAAGCGCATCATCGTCAAATGGTGGGTTGGGATGAGATTTATCATCCTGACCTGCCACGCAGTATTTTAATTCAGTCATGGCAAGGCCAGGATGCGCTGGGCGCGGCGGCCAAAGATAATTATCGCGGCATTCTCTCTACCGGTTTTTATCTCGATCAGCCACAACCTGCCGATTATCACTATCGCAATGAAATCTTCCCGCAAGGTCTGGAAGCACAGGATGAGATCCACAGCGGCGAACAGGCGCAGAGCTGGTCATTTACTCTGCCACGCCTCAAAGGCAAGGCCGTCGACGGCAGTTTTACGCTGATCGAGGGCAAAGAGGGTTGGCGTGGCTTTATCGATTTCGCTGGTAAATCGCGTCGCATGGTGAAGAGCATTACCTGGCTTTCATCGCAGCAGGTGAGCTTTGAGGTTGATACTTGGATGGGGCCTCTTAAACCGACCCTGACGCTCACGCCAGATGCGCTTAGCGGTTACATGCTGGTTGGCAATGTGCGTTATGCTACACAAGGGAAGCGGATGGCGAAAGTGCCAGCAGGTATCGCCCCAACGCTGCCGAATATGCAGCAGATGCAGCAAAACCTGTTGGGCGGTGAAGCCGCGCTCTGGGCCGAGAACGTTAACAGCAGCATCATTGATACCAAATTATGGCCACGTGCTTTTGCGGTTGCTGAACGTTTGTGGTCGGCAAAAGACGTCACTCAACCCGACAATATGTATCAACGCCTTGAAGCTATGGATCGCTGGACCACGATCTCAGTCGGCACGCAGCAACATGCACAAGCTGAACAGCAGATGATGCGATTGGCGAATCGTAGTGATATTCAACCGCTACGGCTGTTCGCACAAGCACTGGAACCGGCGCAATATTACACGCGTCAGCATCTGAAATTTCAGGCGGGACATTATGATTATCACGAACCCTTGAATCGTCTGGCGGATGTGCTGCCAGCAGAAAGTCTTGCGGTACGCGCCCTGGACAAACAGGTGGATGCGCTGATTGCCAACCGGGCCAATTCATCCGCAGCGGCAGCGATTCGTGCGCAGTTGCACATTTGGCACGATAACAACGATCAGTTAAAACCGCTGCTAAGCGCCAGTTATATGTTGCAGCCGCTTGAAAACAGCGCCAAACAGGTCAATGAGCTGAGCCAAATGGGAATTGAATTGGTGAATGCCTATACGCGTAATCAGGCATTTGGTGCCAACGACGTGGCCGACATGCATGCCAAACTGGATGCAGCGGCGCAATTGCAGGATGAAACGGTGATTGCACTGGTGCGGCCGCTAGAGAAATTGTTGCGCGCCTTTAAATAA
- a CDS encoding penicillin-binding transpeptidase domain-containing protein has protein sequence MPRIKKLLGKDQIKASFNPFRFRLICLGVLACMVVLLARVADLQFLNQPMLEHEADQRSLRTVTLPTSRGTLLDRNGEALALSVPSRDIIADPLRVLEGNPDFTSEKWAYLAAALNMRPEQIAAQITANPKRRFLYLGRKVELGIAKDIKQLRLKGVSEVYDDSRFYPMSEASAPLIGIVGADNVGLNGLEKGFDKVLQGVPGKEVYRQDAMGNIISMINYQPPTQPPTVQLSIDKFDQYTLYSKLRDGVLLNKADSGAAVLVKIDTGEILAMASYPSFNPNNYDGATPAQMRNAAINDSYEPGSTVKPLVVMEGLERHLVRPDSVIDTTPYRVNGHLIRDVGHWPRLTMTGILQKSSDIGVSHIALAMPAEALVNTYHAFGLGKPTGLGLTGESVGYFPLHRTRWADIERATFSFGYGLRVTPLQIAREYATLGSYGTYRPLSITKVTPPVLGEQVANPETVKQVVHMLESDVLPGGTGLKAAVPGYRLATKTGTAEKMGTSGKYDGGYVNYTAGLAPASHPEVALVVMINHPTAGDHFGGSVAAPVFGNIMGPVLKHMNVAPDAIYSKPSDKS, from the coding sequence ATGCCCCGGATTAAAAAACTACTGGGAAAAGACCAGATTAAAGCCTCTTTCAACCCTTTTCGATTTCGTTTGATCTGCCTGGGCGTGCTGGCCTGCATGGTGGTGCTATTGGCGCGCGTAGCCGATTTGCAGTTCCTGAATCAGCCGATGCTGGAACACGAAGCCGATCAACGCTCGCTGCGTACCGTTACGCTGCCAACCAGCCGCGGCACCTTGCTGGATCGCAACGGCGAAGCGCTGGCGCTCAGCGTACCATCGCGCGATATCATTGCCGATCCGCTGCGCGTGTTGGAGGGCAACCCCGATTTTACCAGCGAGAAGTGGGCCTATCTTGCTGCCGCATTGAATATGCGTCCTGAACAGATTGCCGCGCAGATCACTGCCAACCCTAAACGTCGCTTCCTCTATTTGGGCCGTAAAGTCGAGCTGGGTATCGCCAAAGACATTAAACAGTTACGACTAAAAGGCGTCAGCGAAGTATATGACGACAGCCGCTTTTATCCGATGAGCGAAGCCTCTGCACCGTTGATTGGTATTGTCGGGGCCGATAATGTCGGCCTGAACGGGCTGGAAAAGGGCTTTGATAAAGTTCTGCAGGGCGTGCCTGGCAAAGAGGTTTATCGGCAAGATGCGATGGGTAACATCATCTCAATGATCAACTATCAGCCGCCAACCCAGCCGCCAACAGTGCAGCTCAGCATTGATAAGTTCGATCAATACACGCTGTACAGCAAGCTGCGTGATGGTGTGTTGCTGAATAAAGCCGATTCAGGTGCCGCCGTATTGGTGAAGATCGACACCGGCGAGATCCTGGCAATGGCCTCTTATCCATCGTTCAACCCCAACAATTACGATGGCGCAACGCCTGCGCAAATGCGTAACGCCGCGATCAACGACAGTTACGAACCCGGTTCTACCGTGAAACCGCTGGTGGTGATGGAAGGGCTGGAGCGCCATTTAGTGCGGCCTGATTCGGTTATCGACACCACGCCGTATCGTGTGAATGGGCACCTGATCCGTGATGTTGGCCATTGGCCGCGCTTGACCATGACCGGCATCTTGCAGAAATCCAGCGACATTGGCGTTTCGCATATCGCGCTGGCGATGCCAGCTGAAGCGCTGGTGAACACGTATCACGCTTTTGGTCTTGGCAAACCCACGGGATTAGGGCTGACGGGTGAAAGCGTGGGTTACTTCCCGCTGCACCGCACGCGCTGGGCGGATATCGAACGCGCCACGTTTTCCTTTGGTTATGGCTTACGCGTCACGCCACTGCAAATCGCCCGTGAATACGCCACGCTGGGTTCTTACGGTACCTATCGTCCGCTCTCGATCACCAAAGTGACGCCGCCGGTGCTCGGCGAGCAGGTCGCGAACCCGGAAACCGTTAAGCAAGTGGTGCACATGTTGGAAAGCGATGTTTTACCGGGCGGAACCGGGCTAAAAGCGGCGGTACCGGGTTATCGTCTGGCGACCAAAACCGGTACGGCGGAGAAGATGGGCACCAGCGGCAAATACGATGGCGGCTATGTGAACTATACCGCGGGCTTGGCGCCTGCCAGCCATCCTGAAGTCGCGCTGGTGGTAATGATCAACCATCCAACCGCAGGCGACCACTTCGGTGGTTCGGTGGCTGCGCCGGTATTCGGCAACATCATGGGGCCTGTACTGAAGCATATGAACGTCGCACCGGATGCTATCTACAGTAAACCTTCGGATAAATCTTAG
- a CDS encoding MdtA/MuxA family multidrug efflux RND transporter periplasmic adaptor subunit: MITNASRSPRSRWLKWLLLLIVVLIIAAVAWRLLPFGKGSSGGMPPGGHAGRGGPGMMMGGGATLVHSGVASTADVPVYLNALGTVIPSASVTVTSRVDGQLEKVYFTEGQKVEAGQLLAQIDPRSYQATLNQYQGALNENQALLKSAELTLARYRKLAAQDSLSRQDLDTQIATVGQYRGAVATDQAQIDSAKLSIEYARITAPVSGRVGLRQVDPGNMVQSSSSTGLVTLTQMQPAAVTFSVPQSNIPTLVKALHNNQNLPATAFDEDNTSTLANGEVKFISNQIDTATGTVELKATFPNQDEALFANQFVNLRLQTNLLKGATVIPTQALQMSSDGSFVFVINKDNTVTRKAVTAGPALDDDRQAILKGVEPGDRLVTEGIDRLTNGSKVSVADETQTTATAEAK; encoded by the coding sequence ATGATTACTAACGCATCCCGTTCCCCTCGTTCCCGCTGGCTTAAATGGCTGCTTCTTTTAATCGTGGTATTGATTATTGCCGCTGTTGCCTGGCGTTTGTTGCCGTTTGGCAAAGGATCGAGTGGCGGTATGCCGCCAGGCGGTCATGCAGGTCGCGGTGGCCCTGGCATGATGATGGGCGGCGGCGCAACGCTGGTACACAGCGGCGTGGCCAGCACCGCAGATGTGCCGGTTTATCTCAATGCACTTGGCACCGTCATCCCCAGCGCCAGCGTTACCGTTACCAGCCGTGTCGATGGACAGCTGGAGAAGGTTTACTTCACTGAAGGGCAGAAAGTTGAAGCAGGACAGCTGCTGGCGCAGATTGATCCGCGTAGCTATCAGGCGACGTTGAATCAATATCAAGGTGCGTTAAATGAGAACCAGGCACTGCTGAAAAGCGCAGAACTGACGCTGGCGCGCTATCGCAAGCTGGCGGCGCAAGATTCTCTCTCCCGCCAGGATCTGGATACGCAGATAGCCACGGTAGGGCAGTATCGCGGTGCGGTTGCCACCGATCAGGCGCAAATCGACAGCGCTAAACTCAGTATCGAATACGCTCGCATCACTGCGCCGGTTAGCGGCCGTGTTGGATTGCGTCAGGTTGATCCGGGCAACATGGTGCAAAGCTCCAGCAGCACCGGTTTAGTCACTCTGACCCAGATGCAGCCCGCCGCCGTCACGTTTAGCGTGCCGCAGAGCAATATCCCCACGCTGGTCAAAGCGCTGCATAACAATCAAAATCTGCCCGCTACGGCATTTGATGAGGACAATACCAGCACGTTGGCCAACGGTGAGGTGAAGTTCATCAGTAACCAGATCGATACCGCCACCGGCACGGTTGAGCTAAAGGCCACCTTCCCCAACCAGGACGAAGCGCTGTTCGCTAATCAGTTTGTTAATCTGCGTTTGCAGACCAATCTATTGAAAGGCGCGACGGTGATCCCAACACAAGCGTTGCAGATGAGCAGCGACGGCAGCTTTGTTTTTGTGATCAACAAAGACAATACCGTGACGCGCAAAGCGGTGACCGCCGGGCCGGCATTGGATGACGATCGGCAAGCGATTTTAAAAGGCGTAGAGCCGGGCGATCGTCTGGTAACGGAAGGCATTGATCGCCTGACCAACGGCAGCAAAGTGTCGGTGGCGGATGAAACGCAAACCACCGCAACCGCCGAGGCCAAATGA